CGGTTACTTTATCGCCTTACATGGGAAAAGATACGGTAACCCCTTTTTTGGCATACAAAGAGAAATGGGTGATTCTGCTGGCACTGACATCCAACCCGTCAGCTTCTGATTTTCAATATCTTGTTGATGATAATGGAAGAAAGTTTTATGAAAAAGTATTGGAAATTTCGCGTGAATGGGCCTCTGCCGATCAGTTGATGTATGTTACCGGCGCTACGCGGGCTCCTGAACTGGAAGCAGTACGGAAATTGGTTCCGGACCATTTTTTACTGGTACCGGGAGTGGGAGCACAAGGCGGTTCTCTGGATGAAGTAGCCCGGTATGGAATGAATGACCATTGTGGAATTCTGGTGAACTCTTCGCGGGGAATTTTATATCAGTCTTCCGGAAAAGATTTTGCTGAAAAAGCCGGTGAAGCTGCCCGCCGTTTACAACAACAAATGCACCGCCTTTTGGAAAAACAGGGGCTTCTGTAAGATTAGAATCCCAATTCTTCGTCTACCAGAATAAGCGTAATCCGGTTTTTGTCATCCGTTTTTTTGATGACCACAAAAACACTTTGGATATTTTCCACAGTATACCGTTGTTCTTTTTTCAGGGAAAAAGCTTTTTTATTTACTCTTTCCACATTTTTTGGAGCCACGACTTCTTCAATGCGTCGAAATCCGGCTTCTACGTCGTCCACGATTTTGTTTTTTCCGGCAATCAGTACTACTTTTTTAGGCCCGTAAGCTTGGGCAGCAACCCGGTTTCCGGCACCATCTACATTGACCAGGTATCCTGAACGGGTGATGGCATTACATCCGGCAACAAAAACGTCTGCTGTGAGTCCCATCCGGCGGCGCTCCACATTTTCCTCCATGGAAATCCCGTCTTCATATTGATCGAACAACCGGAAAGAATGAGGCTGGCGGAGCCAGTCAAGCAGTCCGATTTGCTGAACGGTTACCGAACCTCCCAACCCGACAGTTTTTGCTCCGTCGAAGAAAGATTTTGCTGCTTCTAATGCCTCGGCAGCATTTTTAACAGGAATCACCTGAAATCCGTGTGCTCTTAAATTCTCTATGGTCTTTTGCATCTCTTTTTTTAGTGCAAAATAACGAAAAACGGGCGATTCCTGCTCTTTTTTACCCGTTTGTTTGTTCGATAGACTTTCTTAAATTTACAACAAAAAAGATTTTAAAGACAAGGGTATGAAACAAACCTACGATTATGTCATTATCGGTTCGGGTTTTGGTGGCTCGGTTTCGGCACTGAGACTCAGTGAAAAAGGATATAAAGTACTGGTTATTGAAAAGGGGAAATGGTGGAAACCGGAAGATTTTCCCAAGACCAACTGGAATCTGCGTAAATGGATGTGGCTTCCGGCTTTTCGTTTTTTCGGTTTTTTTAAAATGACCTTTTTACGGCATGTGGGTATTTTGAGCGGTGTAGGGGTTGGTGGCGGCTCACTGGTGTATGCCAATACTTTGCCACGACCCAAAACCGCTTTTTTCCAAACCGGTAGCTGGGCAGGAATTACCGACTGGCAAAAAGAACTCGAAAATCACTACCAAATGGCAGAAAAAATGCTGGGCGCCGCACAAAACCCTAAACTTTTTGATGCCGATCTGGCTTTGAAAGAAGTGGCCCGGCAAATGAACCATGAAAAAGAATTTGAAGCCACTGACGTGGCGGTTTTTTTTGGTGAGCCGGAAGTTCCGGTATCGGATCCGTTTTTTGGCGGAGAAGGTCCGGAACGTGAAGGTTGCCGGCATTGCGGGGCTTGTATGACCGGTTGCCGGTATAATGCTAAAAATACACTGGATAAGAATTATCTTTATCTGGCTATGAAAAAGGGAGCAGAAGTATTAGCCGAGCATAAAGTAATGGATGTGACCCCGGACGGAAAAGAAGATGGTTCGGATGGGTATGTTGTTACTTTAAAAAAGTCAACCGGTGTGCTTTTCAGCCGGAAAAAACAAGTCAAAGCCAAAGGTGTTATTTTTGCCGGCGGGGTTTTGGGAACTGTTCGGTTGCTGTTGAATCTTAAAGGAAAAAGCCTTCCCCGGCTTAGCCAGCGGGTGGGCTATGATATCCGTACCAATAACGAAAGTTTGATTTTGGTTCATTCGCCTGAGCGAAAACAGGATTACTCAAAAGGAGTAGCTATTGGTTCTATTTTTCCGCCGGATGAAGATTCGCATGTAGAGCCGGTACGGTATGGCTCCGGCTCCGGTTTTTTCAAACTGATGGGCGTTCCTTTAACTTTTGGAAAAAACGGGTGGCATCGTGCCGGAAAATTACTGAAACATTTGGTTACCCGGCCCGGAGCCTGGTTGCGGATTTATTTCTCCAAAAACTTTGCCGAAGAGTCGGTGATTTTGCTTTTTATGCAACATCTCGACAGTACATTGCGGTTTAAACGCGGATGGTTTAATTTGTCTTCTGCTGTTTCTACCGGAAAAGCGCCAACTTCTTTTATTCCGCGTGCCAAAGAGCTGGCCGACAGAACTTCGGAAGTGATCAAAGGAAAACCTTTTGTGATGACAACGGAAGCGTTGTTCGGAATTCCGACGACGGCCCATATTCTGGGAGGCGCTGTAATTGGAGATTCTTCTGAAACCGGTGTAATTGACGGACAGCAGAAAGTGTTTGGCTATCAAAATATGATGGTATGTGACGGGTCGGCTATTTCAGCCAATCCGGGGGTTAACCCCTCGTTGACCATTACTGCCATGACAGAGCGGGCGATGAGCTTTATTCCTCCAAAGCAAAAGAAATAAATGGCAGTATGAAATAAAAAAAAGCGGCCTTTAAAGAGCCGCTTTTTTTTTTATAAGGATAAGAAATCTTAATCAATTTCCCAGGTGTTCCCGCTGTTGAGCAAATCGTCAACGTTTTTGTAGGGAGAAACCTGTTTTTCGTGTTCCACAGAATTCCATACAGCGTCTTCGAGCGTTTCGCTTTTTACTGCGCGGATAACACCCAATGCAGCCGGAAATTCCGGCGGAGCCATGCTGGCCAGCATCATGTGAATACCGGCATCGTCCGTAGTCGGGTCGTGTACCAGAATATCTTTTTCAGTAATTCCGTTTTCCCCCAGTTTTACTACTTTCAGACGGGTTCCTTCCAGGATGATTCCTTTTTCTTTGTTTTTGCCAAAGAGCATGGGCTTTCCGGCTTCAAGAATCAACTGGTTATCGTCTTTCGTGTCGCGCCCGGTAATTAATGCATGGATTTTGTTGTTGAAAATCACACAGTTCTGCAGGATTTCAACGATGGATGTTCCATGATGCAATGCGGCTTCAAGGAAAACCTGTTGCATTAATTTGGGGTTGGTATCCACTGCCCGTGCAAAGAATTTACCGCGGGCACCAATTACCAGTTCACCAGGATTAAACGGGGTTTCAAAAGTACCCTGCGGTGAAGTTTTGGTTTTTTGTCCTTTGGGAGTCGTCGGAGAATATTGTCCTTTGGTCAATCCGTAAATTTTGTTGTTAAACAACAGGTAATTAACATCCGGATTACGGCGGGCAATATGAATAAAGTGGTTTCCGCCGATGGCCATGGAGTCACCGTCGCCACTGATCATCCAAACGCTTAATTTGGGATTGGTCAGTTTAATTCCCATGGCAAGTGCTGCCGGGCGACCATGAATACCGTGAATACCATAAGTATTCATGTAATAAGGAAAACGCGATGAGCAACCGATACCGGAAACTACTACAAAATCTTCTTTTTTATATCCCATTTTTTCTCCGATGACGGGGAAAACATTTTCTACAGATTTCAGAATGGCATGGTCACCACAACCGGGGCACCATTTTACCATTTGGTCGCTTTCAAAATCTTTTTTTGAGAGCTGTATTTCCTGAGGTTCTATTTTTTGTTCCATGATCTTATTCGTTTAAAAGTGCCTCAAATTTTGTTTTCAGTTCTGACACCATGAAAGGCAGCCCCTGAACTTTGTTATATTGTTCGTATTTAAATTCGGGGTGTTTCATTCGTAAGTAATTCACAAATTGGCCCATGTTGTTTTCGCAAACCACGATTTTTTTGAACCCTGAAAATACTTCATGTACGTTTTTCGGCAAAGGCATAATGTGTTTAAACTGTGCCATGCTTACCGATTTTCCTTCTTCTCTCATTTCTTCCACGGCAGTAAGCAGTACGCCGTAAGTGCTTCCCCAGCCTACGACAAGCAGGTCGCCTTTGTCGTCACCGTCGATTTTCAACTCAGGGATATAATCCACAACGCGATCTACTTTAGCCTGACGCAGTTCGGTCATTTTTTGGTGGTTCAGCGGGTCGTGCGATACGTTTCCGGTGATGTCTTCTTTTTCAAGACCACCCAAACGGTGACGCAATCCCGGGGTTCCGGCGATGGCCCATTTGCG
The sequence above is drawn from the Candidatus Sulfidibacterium hydrothermale genome and encodes:
- the pyrF gene encoding orotidine-5'-phosphate decarboxylase — translated: MTSNELFEQIRKKHSFLCVGLDTDIKKIPSHLLSEDDPVFAFNQAVIDATLPYSVAYKPNLAFYEVLGAAGWESLKKTIHYLRQKAPEVFIIADAKRGDIGNTSAMYAYAFFDELDVDAVTLSPYMGKDTVTPFLAYKEKWVILLALTSNPSASDFQYLVDDNGRKFYEKVLEISREWASADQLMYVTGATRAPELEAVRKLVPDHFLLVPGVGAQGGSLDEVARYGMNDHCGILVNSSRGILYQSSGKDFAEKAGEAARRLQQQMHRLLEKQGLL
- a CDS encoding lactate utilization protein, giving the protein MQKTIENLRAHGFQVIPVKNAAEALEAAKSFFDGAKTVGLGGSVTVQQIGLLDWLRQPHSFRLFDQYEDGISMEENVERRRMGLTADVFVAGCNAITRSGYLVNVDGAGNRVAAQAYGPKKVVLIAGKNKIVDDVEAGFRRIEEVVAPKNVERVNKKAFSLKKEQRYTVENIQSVFVVIKKTDDKNRITLILVDEELGF
- a CDS encoding GMC oxidoreductase codes for the protein MKQTYDYVIIGSGFGGSVSALRLSEKGYKVLVIEKGKWWKPEDFPKTNWNLRKWMWLPAFRFFGFFKMTFLRHVGILSGVGVGGGSLVYANTLPRPKTAFFQTGSWAGITDWQKELENHYQMAEKMLGAAQNPKLFDADLALKEVARQMNHEKEFEATDVAVFFGEPEVPVSDPFFGGEGPEREGCRHCGACMTGCRYNAKNTLDKNYLYLAMKKGAEVLAEHKVMDVTPDGKEDGSDGYVVTLKKSTGVLFSRKKQVKAKGVIFAGGVLGTVRLLLNLKGKSLPRLSQRVGYDIRTNNESLILVHSPERKQDYSKGVAIGSIFPPDEDSHVEPVRYGSGSGFFKLMGVPLTFGKNGWHRAGKLLKHLVTRPGAWLRIYFSKNFAEESVILLFMQHLDSTLRFKRGWFNLSSAVSTGKAPTSFIPRAKELADRTSEVIKGKPFVMTTEALFGIPTTAHILGGAVIGDSSETGVIDGQQKVFGYQNMMVCDGSAISANPGVNPSLTITAMTERAMSFIPPKQKK
- a CDS encoding 2-oxoacid:ferredoxin oxidoreductase subunit beta, producing the protein MEQKIEPQEIQLSKKDFESDQMVKWCPGCGDHAILKSVENVFPVIGEKMGYKKEDFVVVSGIGCSSRFPYYMNTYGIHGIHGRPAALAMGIKLTNPKLSVWMISGDGDSMAIGGNHFIHIARRNPDVNYLLFNNKIYGLTKGQYSPTTPKGQKTKTSPQGTFETPFNPGELVIGARGKFFARAVDTNPKLMQQVFLEAALHHGTSIVEILQNCVIFNNKIHALITGRDTKDDNQLILEAGKPMLFGKNKEKGIILEGTRLKVVKLGENGITEKDILVHDPTTDDAGIHMMLASMAPPEFPAALGVIRAVKSETLEDAVWNSVEHEKQVSPYKNVDDLLNSGNTWEID